One bacterium DNA window includes the following coding sequences:
- a CDS encoding radical SAM protein encodes MITEFRRLGGARIALWGGEPLIRDDIGAIIRHCRTLRLITSLDTNGALVPQKIGDLAGLDVLVVSFDGEERVHDANREPGSFAKVMDAFAAACPVLPVWTITVLTKNNLGSIDFILRTARERGFSTTWQVLHHQALGSAEAPDLMPSAQEYRDAIELLMARKREGAPVLNSLRYFRYLHDWPDFRQAYLKPTHHGLGCSAGQLYCNVDADGRLYPCSVMVGLMDAKNVLTDGFKAAFDHSAVIPCQSCSAGCYIEYNYLYSLDIAVVLNWLRQLTGR; translated from the coding sequence GTGATCACCGAGTTCCGCAGGCTCGGCGGCGCCCGCATTGCCCTCTGGGGCGGGGAGCCGCTGATCCGCGACGACATCGGCGCCATCATCCGGCATTGCCGGACGCTGCGACTCATCACCAGCCTCGACACCAACGGGGCGCTGGTGCCGCAGAAGATCGGCGACCTGGCGGGGCTCGACGTGCTGGTCGTTAGCTTCGACGGCGAGGAGCGCGTGCACGACGCCAACCGGGAGCCCGGCAGCTTCGCCAAGGTGATGGACGCGTTTGCCGCCGCATGCCCGGTCCTGCCGGTGTGGACGATCACGGTGCTCACGAAGAACAACCTGGGGTCGATTGACTTCATCCTGCGGACCGCACGGGAGCGCGGCTTCTCGACGACGTGGCAGGTGCTGCACCACCAGGCGCTCGGATCCGCCGAGGCGCCGGACCTCATGCCCTCGGCGCAGGAGTACCGCGATGCGATCGAGCTGCTCATGGCGCGCAAGAGAGAAGGCGCCCCCGTCCTGAACTCCCTGCGCTACTTCCGTTACCTTCACGACTGGCCGGACTTCCGGCAGGCGTACCTGAAGCCCACGCACCACGGGCTGGGCTGCTCCGCGGGCCAGCTCTACTGCAACGTCGATGCGGACGGCCGGCTCTACCCGTGCAGCGTCATGGTCGGCCTGATGGACGCGAAGAACGTCCTGACGGACGGGTTCAAGGCCGCCTTTGATCACAGCGCCGTCATTCCCTGCCAGTCCTGCTCGGCCGGGTGCTACATCGAGTACAACTACCTCTACTCGCTCGACATCGCGGTCGTCCTCAACTGGCTGAGACAGCTCACCGGAAGGTAG
- a CDS encoding SGNH/GDSL hydrolase family protein encodes MRRSRAVRTLGLAAVCLLFQEVALRLVFPLPEIRGLNRIDYMSIGLEGGDTKAIRSIRVVHDDVLDRVRVVHRLNEYGFRGGRWAARKAPGAQRVLFVGDSFVEGGLTPDGETIPEGFEADLRRQGLYVEALNLGVSGAGLESELRLIVDAAPQLRPDILLLVVYANDLPADVGVPRPRSFGTYPAWKPRFLELLAMARNREQLPWRWPWRMANFLQPVPSPNNPWSDPEFERQFAEHVSPRVLALMKSARFSPYRMGGSQYLETDLRTPFDLRGALGGLREYLSRLGCRLLVVYIPERGTVTNYYQRFEREFSLGYPEGVDMTGPAYHLHRRLLREQCGDTGVPFLDLTDFIKREEDAGRHLYFDYDDHLSGPASSLAGGLVARWFAGAGGG; translated from the coding sequence GTGAGACGCAGTCGAGCGGTGCGGACGCTGGGGCTGGCGGCCGTCTGCCTGCTCTTCCAGGAGGTGGCGTTGCGGCTCGTGTTCCCGCTCCCCGAAATCAGGGGGCTCAACCGCATTGATTACATGAGCATCGGGCTGGAGGGGGGCGACACCAAGGCGATCCGCTCGATCAGGGTCGTTCACGACGACGTTCTCGACCGGGTGCGGGTGGTTCACCGGCTCAACGAGTACGGCTTCCGGGGCGGTCGCTGGGCGGCCCGCAAGGCGCCGGGCGCGCAGCGGGTGCTGTTCGTCGGCGACAGCTTCGTGGAGGGCGGGCTGACGCCCGACGGGGAGACGATTCCCGAGGGTTTCGAAGCCGATCTGAGGCGCCAGGGGCTCTACGTCGAGGCCCTGAACCTCGGGGTGAGCGGCGCCGGCCTGGAGTCGGAGCTCCGGCTGATTGTCGACGCCGCTCCGCAGCTGCGCCCGGACATTCTCCTCCTCGTCGTCTACGCCAACGACCTGCCGGCCGACGTGGGGGTGCCGCGGCCTCGTTCCTTCGGAACCTACCCCGCGTGGAAGCCCCGCTTCCTGGAGTTGCTGGCGATGGCGCGCAACCGCGAGCAGCTTCCCTGGCGCTGGCCGTGGCGCATGGCCAACTTCCTCCAACCGGTCCCGAGCCCCAACAACCCCTGGAGCGATCCCGAGTTTGAACGGCAGTTCGCGGAGCACGTCTCGCCACGCGTGCTCGCGCTCATGAAGTCGGCCCGTTTCAGCCCCTACCGGATGGGGGGCTCGCAGTATCTGGAGACGGACCTGAGGACGCCGTTCGACCTCCGGGGGGCGCTGGGCGGTTTGCGGGAATACCTGTCGAGGCTCGGCTGCCGGCTGCTGGTCGTCTACATCCCGGAGCGCGGGACGGTGACGAACTACTACCAGCGCTTCGAGCGGGAGTTCAGCCTCGGGTACCCGGAAGGGGTCGACATGACCGGGCCGGCCTATCATCTGCACCGCCGTCTGCTTCGGGAGCAGTGCGGGGACACGGGCGTGCCGTTCCTGGATCTCACCGACTTCATCAAGCGGGAGGAGGACGCCGGCCGCCACCTGTACTTCGACTACGACGACCACCTGTCGGGGCCGGCCTCGAGCCTCGCCGGCGGCCTCGTCGCGCGGTGGTTCGCCGGCGCGGGCGGCGGCTGA
- a CDS encoding SGNH/GDSL hydrolase family protein, protein MKISPALRALSSSRVLFALYLVVAVVALAELGIRVWVSHEIGPRALLYGTAWDRNTNPDQAERRWRRTVTDERFRRDNEQHELAESRPDSVERLGDQHTGYAKFFPNETKSTRDVETGERIRVTINSHGFRGQEFGTQKPPDVVRVLTLGSSSTFGYYDRDDETYPFYLERFLNDRCAGTRRFEVINFGIPHETSGETAALFLAEGLPLAPDAVTFYDGRNDTVGTVVPTTWGGRARLALTAHSLLALFVDRVLIGGHDIVDEAADKFDLDADLRSAIFLRNLEVIREACAALGIHLVVANQQATAAAPYPRPLRERLGRRGVTYAEEADRLAARMAWGSAIDYYEYALLLHRRLMDDLRGWARTRSVPFVDVIAALDHDRDQLVSWVHLTPAANRVVAGLFAEELARRFCPDAPGPAATDGRRAGETGR, encoded by the coding sequence TTGAAGATCTCGCCGGCGCTGCGGGCCCTGTCTTCGTCACGGGTCCTCTTCGCCCTCTACCTGGTGGTCGCCGTGGTCGCGCTGGCCGAGCTCGGGATTCGCGTCTGGGTTTCGCACGAGATCGGGCCGCGCGCGCTCCTGTACGGCACCGCCTGGGATCGCAACACCAACCCCGACCAGGCCGAGCGCCGCTGGCGCAGGACGGTGACCGACGAGCGCTTCCGGCGCGACAACGAGCAGCACGAGCTGGCGGAATCGCGCCCTGACTCGGTTGAGCGACTCGGCGATCAGCACACCGGGTACGCCAAGTTCTTCCCGAACGAGACCAAGTCCACCCGCGACGTGGAGACGGGCGAGCGCATCCGCGTGACGATCAACAGCCACGGGTTCCGAGGCCAGGAGTTCGGCACGCAGAAGCCGCCGGACGTCGTGCGGGTCCTCACGCTGGGGTCGTCCTCGACCTTCGGGTACTACGACCGCGATGACGAGACCTACCCCTTCTATCTGGAGCGTTTCCTCAACGACCGGTGCGCCGGCACCCGTCGCTTCGAGGTGATCAACTTCGGCATACCCCACGAGACCTCCGGTGAGACTGCGGCACTGTTTCTTGCGGAAGGCCTCCCCCTGGCGCCTGACGCCGTGACCTTCTACGACGGGCGCAACGACACCGTCGGCACCGTAGTGCCGACGACCTGGGGCGGCAGGGCGCGGCTCGCCCTCACCGCGCACTCGCTCCTGGCGCTGTTCGTCGACAGGGTCCTGATCGGCGGCCACGACATCGTCGACGAGGCGGCGGACAAGTTCGACCTGGACGCAGATCTCCGCAGCGCGATCTTCCTGAGGAACCTCGAGGTGATTCGCGAGGCCTGCGCGGCGCTGGGCATCCACCTGGTCGTCGCGAACCAGCAGGCCACCGCCGCGGCACCGTACCCCCGTCCGTTGCGGGAGCGCCTCGGACGGCGTGGCGTGACCTACGCCGAGGAGGCGGACCGGCTCGCCGCGCGGATGGCGTGGGGATCGGCGATCGACTACTACGAGTACGCGCTGCTGCTCCATCGGCGGCTGATGGACGACCTGCGTGGCTGGGCTCGGACCCGCTCGGTGCCCTTTGTCGACGTCATCGCCGCCCTCGATCACGACCGGGACCAGCTCGTGTCCTGGGTGCACCTGACCCCGGCGGCCAACAGGGTCGTCGCCGGGCTGTTTGCCGAGGAACTGGCGCGTCGCTTCTGCCCCGACGCCCCGGGCCCTGCCGCGACCGACGGCCGGCGCGCGGGAGAGACTGGGCGGTGA
- a CDS encoding dolichyl-phosphate beta-glucosyltransferase, which translates to MGESGPEISAVIPCFNEEAVLERTARALASVLERTFPRAWELILVDDGSLDATWEVAQRLAREPGIRATRHPANRGKGAAVRTGVLLTRGDPVLVCDADGSTPPAAIGDLLDALRRGADIAIGDRWGRGAALGTPQPPLRRFLGKGYALLSRRLTGVRVTDFNCGFKLFRGEVARALFAACRSERWTWDVEILAAAANRGLSIRAVPVSWSQGPRSTVHPVRDVLRSLRDLGGVWWRLRRPGAGPAGR; encoded by the coding sequence ATGGGTGAAAGCGGGCCGGAGATCAGCGCCGTCATCCCCTGTTTCAACGAGGAGGCCGTCCTCGAGCGGACGGCGCGGGCCCTCGCCAGCGTGCTCGAACGGACGTTCCCCCGCGCCTGGGAGCTCATCCTGGTGGACGACGGCAGCCTGGACGCGACCTGGGAGGTGGCGCAGCGGCTTGCGCGCGAGCCGGGCATCCGGGCCACGCGCCATCCCGCCAACCGCGGCAAGGGCGCCGCCGTGCGGACCGGCGTGCTGCTCACGCGCGGCGACCCGGTGCTCGTCTGCGATGCCGACGGGAGCACGCCTCCCGCCGCGATCGGGGACCTGCTCGACGCCCTTCGGCGCGGCGCGGACATCGCCATCGGCGACCGCTGGGGCCGGGGCGCAGCCCTGGGGACGCCGCAGCCGCCGCTGCGGCGCTTCCTCGGCAAGGGCTACGCCCTCCTTTCGCGCCGGCTCACCGGCGTGCGCGTCACGGACTTCAACTGCGGCTTCAAGCTCTTCCGGGGCGAGGTCGCCCGCGCGCTCTTCGCGGCCTGCCGCTCGGAGCGCTGGACGTGGGACGTGGAAATCCTGGCGGCGGCGGCGAACCGCGGCCTGTCGATCCGCGCCGTCCCGGTGAGCTGGAGCCAGGGACCGCGCTCGACGGTCCACCCCGTGCGCGACGTCCTGCGCAGCCTCCGCGATCTGGGCGGCGTCTGGTGGCGTCTCAGGCGCCCCGGGGCCGGGCCGGCGGGGCGGTGA
- a CDS encoding polyprenol monophosphomannose synthase, producing MLSIIVPTLNEAECVGPLAERIAAALAGERYEVIVVDDDSPDGTWRVAGELPARLNVRVVRRRGGRDLSRAVVEGFAAAAGELICVMDADLSHPPEILPALLAAVREQGADLAIASRLVPGGAAEGWPRSRALNSRVATLLARPLTAVRDPMSGYFLFRRDVLAGVSLKPRGYKIGLEIIVKGNAAKIVEVPFVFRDRTAGKSKLGLRQRFEYLGQVFDLYLEALKRRARARRAG from the coding sequence GTGCTGTCGATCATCGTCCCGACGCTGAACGAGGCCGAGTGCGTCGGCCCGCTCGCCGAGCGCATCGCCGCCGCCCTCGCCGGGGAGCGCTACGAGGTCATCGTCGTCGACGACGACAGTCCCGACGGGACCTGGCGGGTTGCGGGCGAGCTCCCGGCGCGACTCAACGTCAGGGTCGTGCGGCGGCGCGGTGGCAGGGACCTGAGCCGGGCGGTCGTCGAGGGCTTCGCCGCCGCGGCCGGGGAGCTGATCTGCGTCATGGACGCCGACCTGAGCCATCCCCCCGAGATCCTCCCGGCCCTTCTCGCCGCGGTCAGGGAGCAGGGCGCGGACCTGGCCATTGCGTCGCGGCTGGTCCCCGGCGGCGCCGCCGAGGGGTGGCCCAGGAGCAGGGCACTCAACTCGCGCGTCGCGACGCTGCTGGCGCGTCCGCTGACCGCGGTGCGGGACCCGATGTCGGGGTACTTCCTCTTCCGGCGCGACGTGCTGGCCGGCGTCTCCCTGAAGCCCAGGGGATACAAGATCGGGCTCGAGATCATCGTCAAGGGGAACGCGGCGAAGATCGTGGAGGTCCCCTTTGTGTTCCGCGACCGGACGGCGGGCAAGTCCAAGCTCGGGCTGAGGCAGCGTTTCGAGTACCTCGGTCAGGTGTTCGACCTCTACCTGGAGGCACTGAAGCGGCGCGCGCGGGCGCGGCGCGCCGGCTGA
- a CDS encoding tetratricopeptide repeat protein, which yields MAIPANPPGKDRGHILSIVPWGAVLALAATLLVYLPGLGNGFTNWDDDHYVTANRFVQRLSGANLLHHATSFTAGNYHPLTLAVLSLIHRAFGPDPRAFHAASLLLHCANVALVLRLALRLGAGASAAGIAALLFGVHPLHVESVAWVAEFKDVLSAAFFFAAILAYLQYRDGTRRRLWYGLALASFLLSLLAKPMAVTLPVVLLLCDRLQGRRRDRAALIEKAPFFLLALLFGGVALVSQQSALRSGIFALGENLRIAAHGLLFYLAKAIVPTGLSALYQIPRTADGGLPPAFTWAPLVILPLVALAAWWGRRSRTAAFSALFFLVTLLPVLQIVPVGPAAAADRYFYIPSFGLFFAAGQAYAWLGERAARGSRWAGVLLPAGAAAVVLLFGGLARERVGVWKDSLTLWTDAIAKDPASDMAYGYRGMARAAAGDDTAAMADFDRALELGARRRFSAEVYYNRGALHQARGRMAQALADYDRALEIDPRAVRALVNRGNVLDTLGRTAEAVQDYERAMSLAPDDPLPRYNRGLVRQMAGAEEQAVRDYDDALRLDPGFTLALVNRGIAQGRLGRLSAAIDDFTRAAAIEPRSATVFENRAMAYAAAGDQQRAAADRERAQALAAERRPDPLGAAVP from the coding sequence GTGGCGATCCCCGCGAATCCGCCGGGAAAGGACCGCGGCCACATCCTGTCGATCGTGCCCTGGGGCGCGGTGCTCGCCCTGGCGGCGACGCTTCTCGTCTACCTGCCGGGCCTGGGCAACGGCTTCACCAACTGGGACGACGACCACTACGTGACCGCAAACCGCTTTGTCCAGCGGCTGAGCGGCGCGAATCTCCTCCACCATGCGACCTCCTTCACCGCGGGCAACTACCACCCGCTGACGCTCGCCGTGCTCAGCCTCATCCACCGCGCCTTTGGACCCGACCCGCGCGCGTTCCATGCGGCCAGCCTTCTGCTGCACTGTGCGAACGTCGCGCTCGTGCTGCGCCTGGCCCTGCGCCTCGGAGCGGGCGCGAGCGCGGCCGGCATCGCCGCGCTCCTGTTCGGCGTCCACCCGCTCCACGTGGAGTCCGTCGCCTGGGTCGCCGAGTTCAAGGACGTGCTCTCGGCCGCGTTCTTCTTCGCCGCCATCCTCGCGTACCTCCAGTATCGCGACGGGACGCGACGGCGCCTCTGGTACGGCCTGGCCCTGGCGTCCTTCCTGCTCTCGCTCCTTGCCAAGCCGATGGCCGTCACGCTCCCCGTGGTCCTCCTGCTCTGCGACCGACTGCAGGGCAGGCGCCGGGACCGGGCGGCCCTGATCGAGAAGGCGCCGTTCTTCCTGCTGGCGCTGCTCTTCGGCGGCGTCGCTCTCGTCTCGCAACAGAGCGCGCTGCGGTCCGGCATCTTCGCCCTGGGGGAGAACCTCCGGATCGCCGCGCACGGACTGCTCTTCTATCTCGCGAAGGCGATCGTGCCGACCGGTCTCTCGGCTCTGTACCAGATCCCGCGGACGGCCGACGGCGGACTCCCGCCGGCGTTCACGTGGGCGCCGCTGGTGATCCTGCCGCTCGTTGCGCTTGCCGCCTGGTGGGGCCGCCGCTCGCGGACCGCCGCCTTCTCCGCCCTGTTCTTCCTCGTCACGCTCCTGCCGGTCCTGCAGATCGTCCCGGTGGGCCCCGCTGCGGCCGCAGACCGCTATTTCTACATTCCCTCCTTCGGGCTGTTCTTCGCTGCGGGACAGGCGTACGCCTGGCTGGGAGAACGCGCCGCGCGCGGCTCCCGTTGGGCGGGCGTGCTCCTGCCCGCCGGGGCGGCCGCGGTGGTCCTGCTCTTCGGGGGGCTGGCCCGCGAGCGCGTCGGCGTCTGGAAGGACTCGCTCACGCTGTGGACGGACGCGATCGCGAAGGACCCCGCGTCCGACATGGCGTATGGGTACCGCGGCATGGCACGCGCGGCCGCGGGGGACGACACGGCGGCCATGGCCGACTTCGACCGGGCGCTCGAGCTCGGGGCGCGACGGCGCTTCAGCGCAGAGGTCTACTACAACCGCGGCGCCCTCCATCAGGCGCGCGGCAGGATGGCGCAGGCCCTGGCGGACTATGACCGGGCGCTGGAGATCGACCCGCGGGCCGTGCGCGCCCTCGTCAACCGGGGCAACGTGCTCGACACGCTGGGCCGCACTGCGGAGGCGGTGCAGGACTACGAGCGCGCGATGTCCCTCGCGCCGGACGATCCGCTGCCCCGCTACAACCGCGGCCTGGTGCGCCAGATGGCCGGGGCGGAGGAGCAGGCTGTCCGCGACTACGACGACGCGCTGCGGCTGGACCCGGGGTTCACCCTCGCCCTCGTCAACCGCGGCATCGCACAGGGGCGGCTGGGCCGCCTTTCGGCCGCGATCGACGACTTCACGCGGGCGGCCGCGATCGAGCCGCGCTCCGCGACCGTCTTCGAGAACCGCGCCATGGCGTACGCGGCCGCCGGCGACCAGCAGCGGGCCGCGGCCGATCGCGAGCGTGCGCAGGCCCTCGCAGCCGAGAGGCGGCCCGACCCCCTCGGAGCAGCCGTCCCGTGA